The uncultured Flavobacterium sp. genome has a window encoding:
- the nadC gene encoding carboxylating nicotinate-nucleotide diphosphorylase, with translation MISEVQFQAELELLISNAIREDVGTGDYSSLACIPDTAHGQAKLLVKDQGIIAGVVLAKMIFEYVDPKLKIKSYIEDGTHVEYGDVVFEVSGSSQSILKAERVVLNTMQRMSAIATKTAQYVQLLEGTGAKILDTRKTTPNFRVAEKWAVKIGGGENHRFALYDVVMLKDNHIDFAGGITLAIKKTKDYLKANNLDLKIIVEARNLDEIREILLSDGVHRILIDNFNYEDTKIAVQLIGKKCQTESSGNINEKTLREYGLCGVNYISSGALTHSVCNMDLSLKAF, from the coding sequence ATGATTAGCGAAGTACAATTTCAAGCCGAATTAGAGTTATTAATTAGTAATGCAATTCGAGAAGATGTAGGCACGGGAGATTATAGTTCATTAGCGTGTATTCCTGATACGGCGCACGGTCAAGCTAAATTATTAGTGAAAGATCAGGGAATTATTGCTGGTGTTGTGCTTGCAAAAATGATTTTTGAATATGTGGATCCAAAATTAAAAATCAAGTCTTATATAGAAGATGGAACGCATGTAGAATATGGCGATGTGGTTTTTGAAGTTTCAGGAAGCTCACAATCGATTTTAAAAGCCGAAAGAGTGGTTTTGAACACAATGCAGCGTATGTCTGCAATTGCTACAAAGACAGCTCAATATGTACAGCTATTAGAGGGAACAGGCGCTAAAATTTTAGATACTCGTAAAACAACTCCAAATTTTAGAGTGGCTGAGAAATGGGCAGTGAAAATAGGTGGTGGAGAAAATCATCGTTTTGCACTTTATGATGTGGTGATGTTAAAAGACAATCACATTGATTTTGCGGGCGGAATTACTTTGGCAATTAAGAAAACCAAGGATTATTTGAAAGCTAATAATCTCGATTTAAAAATTATTGTTGAGGCCAGGAACTTAGACGAAATACGTGAGATTCTTTTAAGTGATGGTGTTCACAGAATTTTGATTGATAACTTTAATTATGAAGATACTAAAATTGCAGTTCAGTTAATTGGTAAAAAATGCCAGACAGAATCTTCTGGAAATATTAACGAAAAAACGCTTCGTGAATATGGATTATGCGGTGTAAATTATATTTCGTCAGGAGCGTTGACGCATTCAGTTTGCAACATGGATTTGAGTCTGAAAGCTTTTTAG
- a CDS encoding DNA alkylation repair protein — protein MGLIKDIYSVAFYENFGQAVAEVHPTFNKQKFIEAIYEGNFAQKEWKDRMKHTTVVLHQFMPQNFAEAVSLIDKIIKNLKKNQFTDGNLAFIFFADYIEIYGLEDFKTSAKAFVSITQFISCEFAVRPFILKYKEKMIEEMTKWSLHENHHVRRLASEGSRARLPWAMAIPYLKKDPTSILPILENLKNDPSEYVRRSVANNLNDIVKDNPEIVLEIANKWKGQSKETDGIIKHGCRTLLKQGHPEILSHYGLESNNIELSSFEIKTPVVKIGDSLQFQFHLNNKNEEPKTIRLEYGVHYKKAKGHLAKKVFKISEKVYQPNQLTKIERNQSFKLITTRVFHTGAHQLSIIINGTESEVLEFELID, from the coding sequence ATGGGATTAATTAAAGATATATACTCGGTTGCTTTTTACGAAAATTTTGGTCAGGCTGTTGCCGAAGTGCATCCAACATTCAATAAACAAAAATTTATAGAAGCCATTTATGAAGGCAATTTTGCACAAAAAGAATGGAAAGACCGCATGAAACATACCACGGTTGTCTTGCATCAATTTATGCCTCAAAATTTTGCCGAAGCAGTTTCCTTAATTGATAAAATCATTAAAAACCTAAAGAAAAACCAGTTTACTGATGGAAATCTGGCATTTATTTTCTTTGCTGATTATATCGAAATATATGGTTTGGAAGATTTTAAAACTTCGGCGAAAGCCTTTGTCTCGATAACACAATTTATTAGTTGCGAATTTGCCGTTCGCCCTTTCATTTTAAAATATAAAGAAAAAATGATCGAAGAAATGACAAAATGGTCGTTGCACGAAAACCATCATGTTCGAAGATTGGCCAGCGAAGGAAGCCGAGCAAGATTACCATGGGCAATGGCGATTCCGTACTTAAAGAAAGATCCAACTTCTATTTTACCAATTTTAGAGAACCTAAAAAATGATCCATCAGAATATGTGCGCCGAAGCGTTGCCAACAATCTAAATGACATCGTAAAAGACAATCCCGAAATTGTATTGGAAATTGCCAATAAATGGAAAGGCCAAAGCAAAGAAACTGACGGAATCATCAAACACGGCTGCCGAACTTTATTGAAACAAGGACATCCGGAAATTTTAAGTCATTATGGATTAGAAAGTAATAATATTGAACTTTCTTCTTTCGAAATTAAAACTCCCGTTGTAAAAATTGGAGATTCTTTGCAGTTTCAATTTCATTTAAATAATAAAAATGAGGAACCAAAAACAATTCGTTTAGAATATGGTGTTCATTATAAAAAAGCAAAAGGACATTTGGCGAAAAAAGTCTTTAAAATCAGTGAGAAAGTTTATCAGCCTAATCAATTGACTAAAATTGAAAGAAACCAGTCTTTTAAATTGATTACAACCCGCGTTTTTCATACAGGAGCACATCAATTATCGATTATTATAAACGGAACAGAAAGTGAAGTTCTGGAGTTTGAACTTATTGATTAA
- a CDS encoding OsmC family protein → MKTISAQIDTRLYRTEIKSSSGNILIADEPQEVGGKNLGFSPLELLASSLAACTLITLRMYINRKEWNVSEINVKVDFERDPNKKVTLFIRKIEIIGEVDEAQKERLTTIANGCPIHKTLTNTIEIKTTLT, encoded by the coding sequence ATGAAAACTATATCAGCTCAAATAGATACACGCCTTTATCGTACCGAAATAAAATCATCCAGCGGAAATATTTTAATTGCCGATGAACCTCAGGAAGTTGGCGGTAAAAACCTTGGTTTTAGCCCATTAGAGCTTTTAGCATCATCATTGGCAGCTTGTACATTAATTACGTTGCGAATGTACATCAACCGTAAAGAATGGAATGTTTCGGAAATCAATGTTAAAGTTGATTTTGAAAGAGATCCTAATAAAAAGGTTACTTTATTCATACGAAAAATCGAAATTATTGGTGAAGTTGATGAAGCTCAAAAAGAACGATTAACCACTATTGCCAACGGTTGTCCCATTCACAAAACACTAACAAATACAATCGAAATAAAAACGACATTAACATAA
- a CDS encoding GNAT family N-acetyltransferase, producing MEIQQINDGRKGYFEAVEDNKQAGKMTYTWAGDTKFIIDHTEVNPDFNGKGVGKKLVMAAVEYARTNNLKIIPLCPFAKSVFDKTQAIHDVLFS from the coding sequence ATGGAAATTCAACAAATAAACGACGGCAGAAAAGGTTATTTTGAAGCTGTAGAAGACAATAAACAAGCCGGAAAAATGACTTATACCTGGGCGGGAGATACAAAATTCATCATTGACCACACTGAAGTAAACCCAGATTTTAACGGAAAAGGTGTCGGCAAAAAATTAGTTATGGCAGCTGTAGAATATGCCAGAACTAATAACCTGAAAATTATTCCGCTTTGTCCTTTTGCAAAGAGTGTTTTTGATAAAACACAGGCAATTCATGATGTGTTGTTTTCTTGA
- a CDS encoding pirin family protein, whose protein sequence is MSNISLIIEERAADIGNFMVGRLLPFRQKRAVGPFVFIDHMGPAHLNQYQNIDVPPHPHIGLSTLTFLFEGSIMHRDSLGTELEIKPGAVNWMTSGKGIVHSERTPEYLRHSDKMLHGLQIWVALPKELEQMDPTFAHVEADDIPTWEEDGVSYKLIAGEAFGKKSPVPVYSPLYFIEIKSTEAKKINIGKDLFGESGLYILEGSIKSGEYVYEPKQILIANDSTLCEFELAENSTVYIFGGMPFPEEHFIFWNFVSSDKNLIEKAKKDWTEQTFPKVPGETEFVPLPTPQIK, encoded by the coding sequence ATGTCAAATATCAGTTTAATTATCGAAGAACGTGCTGCCGATATCGGCAATTTTATGGTAGGCAGATTATTGCCTTTCCGTCAAAAAAGAGCAGTTGGACCATTTGTATTTATCGATCATATGGGACCGGCACATTTAAATCAATATCAAAATATAGACGTTCCGCCACATCCGCATATCGGACTTTCGACACTTACTTTTTTGTTTGAAGGAAGTATCATGCACCGTGATAGTTTAGGAACCGAATTAGAAATAAAACCTGGCGCGGTAAACTGGATGACCTCTGGAAAAGGAATTGTACATTCTGAAAGAACACCTGAATATTTAAGACATTCTGATAAAATGCTTCACGGTTTACAAATTTGGGTGGCGTTACCAAAAGAACTGGAACAAATGGATCCGACTTTTGCCCACGTTGAAGCAGACGATATTCCAACTTGGGAAGAAGACGGAGTTTCATATAAATTAATTGCTGGAGAAGCTTTTGGTAAAAAATCGCCAGTTCCTGTTTATAGTCCGCTATATTTTATTGAAATTAAAAGTACTGAGGCTAAAAAAATCAATATTGGTAAAGACTTATTTGGCGAAAGCGGATTATATATTTTAGAAGGAAGTATCAAAAGTGGCGAATATGTTTATGAGCCAAAACAGATTCTGATTGCTAATGACAGTACTTTATGCGAGTTTGAATTAGCTGAAAATAGTACTGTTTATATTTTTGGCGGAATGCCGTTTCCTGAGGAACATTTTATCTTTTGGAATTTCGTTTCTTCGGATAAAAACCTCATCGAAAAAGCAAAAAAAGACTGGACTGAACAAACCTTCCCGAAAGTTCCCGGCGAAACTGAATTTGTTCCTTTGCCAACTCCTCAAATAAAATAA
- a CDS encoding adenosine deaminase, whose translation MTRIITFFCFFIAQISFSQTAENYLQKIRNNEALLTAFFQQMPKGGDLHHHFSGSIYAEPLLERAISEDFYLNLETMAVSKTKPEKGNWQTFSSLKNEGKLAFYEQQVMQTWSAKDYNGVSVPSDDLFFDSFMKFEPTIKGHFAEGMLELKKRALAENVSYIETQLSTIPCDMNVSDLTDFNSKLRQAAAQKDEKAVMTLLDELYKSIQQKDAKKYATDFNTNFIAKLHKDLKIDDDRFTMRYQNFVLRFMDPVDLFKNLTIAFISANDSKLVAGVNIVSPEHGENSMKDYWLHMVMFKYCHSKFPDVKYTLHAGELTLGLVQPEDLTWHINDAIYVAGANRIGHGVDIAYEANSYDLLRYMAKNNIPIEINLTSNEFILKVKENRHPFMLYKEFNVPIVISTDDAGILRTNMTEQYVLLAKRYPDVSYATLKQYVYNSINYSFIQDASVKKQLLKDLDSRFKTFEAKFNN comes from the coding sequence ATGACGAGGATAATTACATTTTTCTGTTTTTTCATAGCACAAATCAGCTTTTCTCAAACGGCTGAAAATTATTTACAAAAAATTAGAAATAACGAAGCTCTCTTAACAGCTTTCTTTCAACAAATGCCAAAAGGCGGCGATTTACACCATCATTTTTCAGGATCAATTTATGCAGAACCTCTTTTAGAAAGAGCGATTTCTGAAGATTTTTATTTGAATTTGGAAACTATGGCGGTTTCTAAAACAAAACCTGAAAAAGGCAATTGGCAAACTTTCTCTTCACTTAAAAACGAAGGAAAATTAGCTTTCTATGAGCAACAAGTAATGCAAACCTGGTCGGCTAAAGATTATAATGGTGTTTCTGTACCTTCTGACGATTTGTTTTTTGACTCTTTTATGAAATTTGAACCTACCATTAAAGGTCATTTTGCAGAAGGAATGCTGGAACTAAAAAAACGTGCTCTTGCCGAAAATGTAAGTTATATTGAAACACAATTATCAACTATTCCATGCGATATGAATGTTTCTGATTTGACTGATTTTAACTCGAAATTACGTCAGGCAGCAGCACAAAAAGACGAAAAAGCAGTAATGACACTTTTAGACGAATTGTACAAATCGATTCAGCAAAAAGATGCCAAAAAATATGCAACAGATTTCAATACTAATTTCATTGCAAAACTTCACAAAGATTTAAAAATTGACGATGATCGTTTCACAATGCGTTATCAAAATTTTGTGCTTCGTTTTATGGATCCGGTTGATTTATTCAAAAACCTGACTATTGCGTTTATCTCTGCAAACGACAGTAAATTGGTTGCAGGTGTGAACATTGTTTCTCCGGAACATGGCGAAAATTCGATGAAAGATTATTGGCTGCACATGGTTATGTTTAAATATTGTCATTCTAAATTTCCTGACGTAAAATATACTCTTCACGCTGGTGAATTGACTTTAGGATTGGTTCAGCCAGAAGATTTAACATGGCATATTAATGACGCTATTTATGTTGCCGGAGCGAACCGAATTGGTCACGGAGTTGACATTGCTTATGAAGCCAATTCGTATGATTTATTGCGTTATATGGCAAAAAACAATATTCCGATTGAGATTAACTTAACCAGTAATGAATTCATCCTTAAAGTAAAAGAAAACAGACATCCTTTTATGCTTTATAAAGAATTTAATGTACCAATCGTTATCAGTACAGATGATGCCGGAATTTTAAGAACAAACATGACCGAGCAATATGTTTTGCTTGCCAAAAGATATCCTGATGTTTCGTACGCTACGCTAAAACAATACGTTTACAACAGCATCAATTATAGTTTCATTCAGGATGCATCGGTAAAAAAACAATTACTGAAAGATTTAGATTCAAGATTTAAAACTTTTGAGGCTAAATTTAACAACTAA